In one Desulfobaculum bizertense DSM 18034 genomic region, the following are encoded:
- the lpdA gene encoding dihydrolipoyl dehydrogenase: protein MTSEHTVRFDLVVIGSGPGGEACAKRAAQNGLSVAIVERRELGGTCLNRGCIPTKLFLGATECIHELAAQSKFKLLSGSIQPNLPALQKRKEQVLNGSRQGLRKSFEQLGIALFEGSAHIHDASHIDVQLSDGPQAIEFGNLVLATGSAPSAFPGLEPDGERILDSDGILDLTEIPESLILVGGGVIGLELGRFFSRLGTKITVVEALDRLAPFEDPDVSKTIAQLCKREKWKLLLGKRVQSLRSTAEHAELTLESGEELTADRVLVATGRGPVFDGLGLEESACTQDSRGFIQVDEYLKAAAGIYAIGDLNGQALLAHAASHQGQYVADIIAGKTSAPYSSGPMPWCIYGAPESIRVGKMAEDMRAEGLSPVVSQYALAANPIAQAHALAQGFIKILWNDGKICGVTAVGHGVSHLITQATLMVSESWTLADAHRIIWAHPTLDEALLHAILADQTAV, encoded by the coding sequence ATGACGTCTGAGCACACAGTGCGCTTTGACCTCGTTGTCATTGGTTCTGGTCCCGGTGGCGAAGCCTGCGCCAAGCGCGCAGCACAAAATGGACTTTCCGTCGCCATTGTGGAACGTCGAGAACTCGGCGGCACCTGCCTGAATCGTGGCTGCATTCCTACAAAGCTCTTTCTGGGAGCAACAGAGTGCATTCATGAGCTGGCAGCACAGTCCAAATTCAAGCTGCTTTCTGGCAGTATTCAGCCAAATCTCCCAGCGCTTCAAAAACGCAAAGAGCAGGTGCTGAATGGATCGCGTCAGGGACTACGCAAGAGCTTCGAACAGCTTGGGATTGCCCTTTTTGAAGGCAGTGCCCACATACACGACGCGTCACATATCGACGTTCAGCTTAGCGATGGCCCGCAAGCCATTGAGTTTGGAAACCTGGTGCTTGCTACGGGTTCGGCTCCGAGTGCATTCCCGGGGCTGGAGCCAGACGGCGAGCGGATTCTTGACTCTGACGGGATTCTGGACCTGACGGAAATTCCCGAAAGCCTGATTCTTGTTGGCGGCGGCGTTATTGGTCTGGAGCTTGGCCGTTTCTTTTCCCGCCTTGGAACAAAAATCACGGTCGTCGAAGCTCTTGATCGTCTGGCGCCCTTTGAGGACCCAGACGTAAGCAAGACCATTGCGCAACTTTGCAAACGCGAAAAATGGAAGCTTCTTCTTGGCAAACGGGTGCAGTCACTCAGGAGCACTGCCGAGCATGCAGAACTCACGCTGGAATCTGGCGAAGAGCTTACGGCAGACCGTGTGCTTGTCGCCACAGGCCGAGGCCCTGTCTTTGACGGGCTAGGGCTGGAAGAATCCGCCTGCACGCAAGACAGCCGTGGCTTTATTCAGGTTGACGAGTATCTCAAGGCCGCAGCAGGTATCTACGCCATTGGCGATCTGAATGGGCAGGCGTTACTCGCTCATGCGGCTTCGCATCAGGGGCAGTATGTTGCAGACATCATCGCAGGCAAAACATCTGCGCCTTATTCCTCCGGGCCAATGCCGTGGTGCATTTATGGAGCACCAGAAAGCATTCGGGTAGGAAAAATGGCAGAAGACATGCGTGCAGAGGGTCTGTCCCCTGTGGTTTCCCAGTATGCACTGGCGGCAAACCCCATTGCGCAGGCACACGCACTGGCTCAGGGCTTTATCAAAATACTCTGGAATGATGGAAAGATATGTGGGGTAACGGCTGTCGGGCATGGCGTGTCGCATCTCATAACGCAGGCGACACTCATGGTCAGCGAAAGCTGGACTCTCGCCGACGCTCACCGTATCATATGGGCTCACCCCACACTGGATGAAGCGCTTTTGCATGCCATCCTTGCGGATCAAACCGCAGTGTGA
- the gcvPB gene encoding aminomethyl-transferring glycine dehydrogenase subunit GcvPB: MKTLFAKSVPGRKGVCLNEPQLKAADVLPKSMMRQSPAQLPELSELDVVRHFTRLSHLNYSVDGNFYPLGSCTMKYNPKFIEQAAALPGFTRLHPLMAQLKGAGHFTQGALAVMYDLESLLCEITGMAAYTLHPMAGAHGELTGAMLIAAYHADKGNTNKTKVIIPDSAHGTNPASAHLAGFDIVSIESRDGMVDPEALREALDDDVAAVMLTCPNTLGLFEKHLPEIVEMIHEKDALLYYDGANMNAIMGKMRVGDAGFDVVHLNLHKTFATPHGGGGPGSGPVGVSPRLKPYLPVSRVKKLEDGRFVLDYDHPKSIGYMAPFYGNFGVYLKAYAYILRLGGAGLTRASENAVLAANYIRARVSSLLEVPHNDICKHEFVCSVVGDELNGVRALDVGKALLDKGFHAPTVYFPLIVPECLMIEPTETESKSTLDDFVDALAEIIETAKTDPESVKHAPVTLPVTRLDETRAARSMELTDDV; this comes from the coding sequence ATGAAAACGCTCTTCGCCAAATCAGTCCCCGGCAGAAAAGGTGTGTGCCTAAACGAGCCACAGCTCAAGGCCGCAGATGTTCTGCCCAAGTCAATGATGCGCCAAAGCCCGGCCCAGCTCCCAGAACTCAGTGAGCTGGACGTGGTCCGCCACTTCACCCGGCTTTCGCACCTGAACTACAGCGTCGACGGCAATTTCTACCCGCTTGGCTCCTGCACAATGAAATATAATCCCAAATTCATTGAGCAGGCCGCAGCACTTCCGGGCTTCACCCGACTGCACCCCCTCATGGCCCAGCTCAAGGGAGCAGGCCACTTCACACAGGGCGCTCTTGCCGTCATGTATGATCTCGAGAGCCTGCTTTGCGAAATCACGGGCATGGCCGCCTACACCCTTCACCCAATGGCAGGCGCACATGGCGAGCTGACCGGGGCAATGCTTATTGCTGCGTACCATGCGGACAAGGGCAACACGAACAAGACCAAAGTCATCATCCCGGACTCTGCGCACGGCACAAATCCCGCATCAGCACACCTTGCGGGCTTTGACATTGTTTCTATCGAATCCCGTGACGGCATGGTTGACCCCGAAGCCCTTCGCGAGGCTTTGGACGATGATGTCGCCGCAGTTATGCTGACCTGCCCCAACACTCTTGGCCTTTTTGAAAAACATCTCCCGGAAATCGTCGAGATGATCCACGAAAAGGACGCCCTGCTCTATTATGACGGGGCAAACATGAATGCCATCATGGGCAAAATGCGCGTGGGTGATGCAGGCTTTGACGTTGTTCACCTGAATCTGCACAAAACCTTTGCCACGCCACACGGCGGCGGTGGTCCGGGTTCTGGCCCGGTTGGTGTTTCGCCACGGCTCAAACCCTACCTGCCAGTCTCCCGCGTCAAGAAACTCGAAGATGGCCGCTTTGTTCTCGACTACGACCATCCCAAGAGTATCGGCTACATGGCGCCGTTCTATGGCAACTTTGGCGTTTACCTCAAAGCCTACGCGTACATTCTTCGCCTTGGCGGAGCAGGCCTGACCCGCGCGAGTGAAAATGCCGTTCTGGCAGCAAACTACATCCGCGCACGCGTCAGCTCTCTCCTTGAGGTCCCGCACAACGACATTTGCAAACACGAGTTTGTCTGCTCTGTTGTTGGTGATGAACTCAACGGCGTCCGTGCGCTGGACGTTGGCAAGGCGCTTCTGGACAAGGGCTTCCATGCACCCACTGTGTATTTCCCGCTCATTGTCCCAGAGTGCCTCATGATTGAGCCAACAGAAACAGAATCCAAGAGCACCCTCGACGACTTTGTTGATGCCCTCGCCGAGATCATCGAAACAGCAAAAACAGACCCTGAAAGCGTCAAGCATGCGCCTGTGACACTTCCTGTCACCCGACTCGATGAAACGCGTGCCGCACGCAGCATGGAGCTGACAGATGACGTCTGA
- a CDS encoding bacteriohemerythrin: protein MIQKTPSLVCGILSLIAALGICIAAQLAASPFVLTVLGLVAAIFAATALFFAQQHGFAPQEAIAHRLGRQRIGQSLEGSLDILLQEKKDIVKKNDRLSKELSSIEQRTRQSIQESAQASKMAEETRKAEMSETAAKLTLVVDSTAEATHVITDLTDSISTGAATQRERMHETSTAMVEMSAAVTDISRNTHETAANVENTKQQAEEGTKVVTRAQDAILQVEGITSELKGLMHGLGEQAQGIGQVIDVINDIADQTNLLALNAAIEAARAGEAGRGFAVVADEVRKLAEKTMAATKEVGVSIAGIQQAAQANVNRMDDAADLVNSAAELSRESGNAVSTITSLAEENLSMIQAIAAAAEEQAQTMSEINNAVGEVNDVADSIAHGITDAARSAHELSDMNVNLQHLVQDLNSISADTLFNWTHELATGVNELDSQHKQLINLINTLYRGMKNGHGRDVIQKILTELLDYTVYHFGTEEKYFDKFGYADTASHKRIHKQFTDKVKQFAQQYSSGQADVSTDIMNFLRDWLVGHIKGTDKKYAPFMRQNGVR from the coding sequence ATGATCCAGAAAACCCCGTCGCTTGTTTGCGGAATCCTTAGCCTCATTGCAGCCCTAGGGATTTGCATTGCTGCACAGCTTGCAGCCTCACCATTTGTTTTGACGGTGCTCGGCCTTGTCGCAGCCATCTTTGCCGCCACAGCCCTTTTCTTTGCACAGCAACACGGCTTTGCCCCGCAGGAAGCCATTGCGCACAGGCTCGGGAGGCAACGTATCGGGCAGAGCCTCGAAGGCTCCCTTGATATCCTGCTTCAGGAAAAAAAAGACATCGTCAAAAAAAATGACAGACTGAGCAAAGAACTTTCCAGCATTGAGCAGCGCACCCGGCAGTCCATTCAGGAATCCGCACAGGCTTCCAAAATGGCCGAGGAAACCCGCAAAGCAGAAATGAGCGAAACTGCTGCCAAGCTCACCCTCGTGGTCGACAGCACAGCAGAAGCAACTCACGTCATCACGGATCTGACTGACAGCATCAGCACTGGTGCCGCCACCCAGCGTGAGCGCATGCACGAGACCTCTACCGCTATGGTCGAAATGTCCGCAGCCGTTACAGACATCTCTCGCAACACCCACGAAACCGCCGCTAACGTTGAAAATACCAAGCAGCAGGCTGAGGAAGGCACCAAGGTCGTCACCCGTGCCCAGGATGCCATCCTTCAGGTTGAAGGCATTACCAGCGAACTCAAGGGGCTGATGCACGGCCTTGGTGAGCAGGCTCAGGGCATTGGACAGGTTATTGATGTTATTAACGACATTGCTGACCAGACCAACCTCCTCGCCCTGAATGCCGCCATTGAAGCCGCCCGCGCAGGTGAGGCTGGTCGTGGTTTTGCCGTTGTTGCCGACGAAGTCAGAAAACTCGCCGAAAAAACAATGGCCGCCACAAAAGAAGTCGGCGTCTCCATCGCTGGCATTCAGCAGGCCGCTCAGGCCAACGTCAACCGCATGGATGATGCCGCCGACCTCGTAAACAGTGCAGCAGAGCTTTCCCGTGAATCCGGCAACGCCGTCAGCACCATCACGTCTCTCGCCGAAGAGAACCTCAGCATGATTCAGGCCATTGCCGCCGCTGCCGAGGAACAGGCGCAGACCATGTCGGAAATCAACAACGCCGTCGGCGAAGTTAACGACGTTGCCGACTCCATTGCCCACGGTATTACTGACGCCGCGCGCTCCGCTCACGAGCTGTCTGACATGAACGTCAACCTCCAGCATCTCGTGCAGGACCTGAACTCCATCTCTGCCGACACCCTGTTCAACTGGACTCACGAGCTTGCTACCGGCGTCAATGAGTTAGACTCACAGCACAAGCAGCTCATTAACCTGATTAACACCCTCTATCGCGGCATGAAAAACGGCCACGGCAGAGACGTTATTCAAAAAATTCTTACTGAACTCCTCGACTACACCGTCTATCACTTCGGGACCGAAGAAAAGTATTTCGACAAGTTCGGCTACGCCGACACCGCAAGCCACAAGCGCATTCACAAGCAGTTCACAGACAAGGTCAAGCAGTTCGCCCAGCAGTATTCCTCCGGGCAGGCTGATGTCTCTACCGACATCATGAACTTCCTTCGCGACTGGCTCGTCGGTCACATCAAAGGCACTGACAAAAAATACGCCCCATTTATGCGCCAGAATGGCGTACGCTAG
- a CDS encoding phosphatidylglycerophosphatase A family protein has protein sequence MSHTTATDKISKAIATLGPVGFLPKAPGTWGSAVAIIAAPFLLLPYSPLVRCIIIALVFVLGGLAADRAERLLGQKDPGCIIIDEVAGQWLVFAFFPIMTSWQILFGFLAFRFFDILKPWPVKAAESWLPGGFGIMIDDIIAGLYGALCLFGARFLYLEYISQMFR, from the coding sequence ATGTCTCACACCACTGCGACAGATAAAATTTCTAAGGCAATAGCCACGCTCGGCCCGGTTGGCTTTTTACCCAAAGCTCCCGGCACCTGGGGATCTGCGGTCGCCATCATCGCCGCCCCTTTTCTCCTTCTGCCCTATTCGCCCCTTGTCCGCTGCATCATCATCGCCCTCGTCTTCGTTCTTGGCGGACTTGCCGCAGACAGGGCAGAACGACTGCTCGGCCAGAAAGACCCCGGCTGCATTATCATTGACGAAGTCGCTGGTCAGTGGCTCGTTTTCGCATTTTTCCCCATCATGACGTCCTGGCAAATCCTTTTTGGATTTTTGGCGTTTCGCTTTTTCGACATCCTCAAGCCCTGGCCCGTCAAAGCTGCTGAATCATGGCTTCCTGGGGGCTTTGGCATCATGATCGACGACATAATTGCCGGACTCTACGGCGCTCTCTGCCTTTTTGGTGCCCGATTTCTTTATTTAGAGTATATCTCCCAAATGTTTCGTTAA
- a CDS encoding Maf family protein yields MDIEPIVVEAGPFQSIQRIILASGSPRRCEMLESIGLDFEIIPAPDECEPEPEDHETPEEFAVRAALAKADAVHKANKDAIVIGCDTIVTLDDEIMGKPSGTTDAMMMLSKLVDNTHHVISGCAVYHPSSPRPECFSVSTEVTMGPQPLEVLFSYIETGEPMDKAGSYAIQGKGGFLIESISGSYNNVVGLPLARLVQCLQTIRAIRPRAMMTR; encoded by the coding sequence ATGGATATTGAACCGATTGTTGTTGAAGCAGGCCCCTTTCAGTCCATCCAGCGCATCATCTTGGCCTCTGGCTCCCCCCGACGCTGCGAAATGCTGGAATCCATCGGCCTTGATTTTGAAATCATTCCCGCCCCAGACGAGTGCGAGCCAGAACCCGAAGACCACGAAACACCAGAAGAATTTGCCGTTCGTGCCGCGCTCGCCAAAGCAGACGCCGTTCACAAGGCGAACAAAGACGCCATCGTTATTGGCTGCGACACCATTGTAACTCTCGATGACGAGATCATGGGCAAGCCCAGCGGCACAACAGATGCCATGATGATGCTCTCCAAGCTTGTGGACAACACACATCACGTCATTTCAGGCTGCGCGGTCTATCACCCCAGCTCTCCCCGTCCTGAATGTTTTTCCGTCTCCACGGAAGTCACAATGGGACCACAGCCCCTTGAAGTCCTCTTTAGCTACATCGAAACAGGCGAGCCTATGGACAAGGCCGGAAGCTACGCCATTCAGGGCAAAGGCGGCTTTCTCATTGAGTCCATCAGCGGCTCGTACAACAATGTCGTGGGTCTGCCCCTTGCCCGACTTGTGCAATGCCTCCAGACAATCCGGGCCATTCGCCCCCGCGCAATGATGACACGATAG